A genomic stretch from Meleagris gallopavo isolate NT-WF06-2002-E0010 breed Aviagen turkey brand Nicholas breeding stock unplaced genomic scaffold, Turkey_5.1 ChrUn_random_7180001935069, whole genome shotgun sequence includes:
- the LOC104916722 gene encoding uncharacterized protein LOC104916722 isoform X1, which translates to MPPLLQGRAPLLLGKGVRLGPWLPRPCHGPFPSTASSQHDRHRAGPWGRPSGTTGPAGCSPLLAFALSSAVCVLCGRADVDRDICGRTFDESEIRVHEFCLVSSPMGSFLIPARDALFLSVLMRSCYFFLTYRYLPTSILKKDPPGRKLWASPLMPSHARSSRQTRSNAVFAAREGLPLLAQRGAVNEASICHVPGMGNASANTLESTGKGCQQQPSHRETHSSISQSQGLQAPPWSSVLLTEHFSRSPSIPSSPRSFCFEHRPRQVTQEAPAEGTNCLICLEPVGDSLSYHTLVCPVCKHAWFHRGCIQVGVLPSPCWHAWCSAAPGTAHAHPACASPTATGIECWLCMLPMPQL; encoded by the exons ATGCCCCCACTGCTGCAAGGCAGGGCCCCTCTGCTCCTTGGCAAGGGGGTCCGGCTTGGGCCGTGGCTGCCTCGGCCTTGCCATGGCCCCTTCCCCTCCACCGCCTCCAGCCAGCATGacaggcacagagcaggacCCTGGGGACGGCCCTCAGGGACAACTGGCCCTGCCGGCTGCTCACCACTGCTCGCATTTGCTCTCtcctctgcagtgtgtgtgctgtgtggccGGGCAGATGTCGACCGGGACATCTGCGGGCGCACATTTGATGAGAGTGAGATTCGTGTCCATGAATTCTGTTTGGTGAGTTCCCCCATGGGCTCCTTCCTGATTCCTGCCAGGgatgctctttttctttctgtcctaaTGAGAtcctgctatttttttctcacctaCAGATATTTGCCAACATCTATTTTGAAGAAAGACCCCCCTGGGAGGAAATTGTGGGCCTCCCCCTTGATGCCATCACATGCAAGGTCAAGCAGGCAAACCAGAAG caATGCTGTGTTTGCGGCGAGAGAGGGGCTGCCATTACTTGCGCAGAGAGGAGCTGTGAACGAAGCTTCCATCTGCCATGtgccagggatggggaatgCATCAGCCAATACTTTGGAAAGCACAGgtaagggctgtcagcagcagccaagtCACAGAGAAACCCACAGTTCCATCTCCCAGAGCCAAGGCCTACAGGCTCCTCCCTGGTCCTCTGTCCTCCTCACGGAGCACTTCTCACGGAGCCCATCCATTCCATCCTCCcccaggtcattctgctttgagCACCGCCCTCGACAGGTGACTCAGGAAGCTCCAGCAGAAGGCACCAATTGCCTCATCTGCCTTGAGCCTGTGGGGGACAGCTTGTCCTACCACACCCTGGTGTGCCCGGTGTGCAAACATGCCTGGTTCCACCGGGGCTGCATCCAGGTAGGAGTCCtcccctcaccctgctggcacgcttggtgctcagcagcaccaggcactgCTCACGCTCACCCTGCTTGTGCTTCTCCTACAGCAACAGGCATTGAGTGCTGGCTCTGCATGCTTCCAATGCCCCAGCTGTAG
- the LOC104916722 gene encoding uncharacterized protein LOC104916722 isoform X2: MSERKRKASSTEEPVCVLCGRADVDRDICGRTFDESEIRVHEFCLVSSPMGSFLIPARDALFLSVLMRSCYFFLTYRYLPTSILKKDPPGRKLWASPLMPSHARSSRQTRSNAVFAAREGLPLLAQRGAVNEASICHVPGMGNASANTLESTGKGCQQQPSHRETHSSISQSQGLQAPPWSSVLLTEHFSRSPSIPSSPRSFCFEHRPRQVTQEAPAEGTNCLICLEPVGDSLSYHTLVCPVCKHAWFHRGCIQVGVLPSPCWHAWCSAAPGTAHAHPACASPTATGIECWLCMLPMPQL, encoded by the exons ATGTCcgagaggaagaggaaggcctCCAGCACGGAGGAGCCAG tgtgtgtgctgtgtggccGGGCAGATGTCGACCGGGACATCTGCGGGCGCACATTTGATGAGAGTGAGATTCGTGTCCATGAATTCTGTTTGGTGAGTTCCCCCATGGGCTCCTTCCTGATTCCTGCCAGGgatgctctttttctttctgtcctaaTGAGAtcctgctatttttttctcacctaCAGATATTTGCCAACATCTATTTTGAAGAAAGACCCCCCTGGGAGGAAATTGTGGGCCTCCCCCTTGATGCCATCACATGCAAGGTCAAGCAGGCAAACCAGAAG caATGCTGTGTTTGCGGCGAGAGAGGGGCTGCCATTACTTGCGCAGAGAGGAGCTGTGAACGAAGCTTCCATCTGCCATGtgccagggatggggaatgCATCAGCCAATACTTTGGAAAGCACAGgtaagggctgtcagcagcagccaagtCACAGAGAAACCCACAGTTCCATCTCCCAGAGCCAAGGCCTACAGGCTCCTCCCTGGTCCTCTGTCCTCCTCACGGAGCACTTCTCACGGAGCCCATCCATTCCATCCTCCcccaggtcattctgctttgagCACCGCCCTCGACAGGTGACTCAGGAAGCTCCAGCAGAAGGCACCAATTGCCTCATCTGCCTTGAGCCTGTGGGGGACAGCTTGTCCTACCACACCCTGGTGTGCCCGGTGTGCAAACATGCCTGGTTCCACCGGGGCTGCATCCAGGTAGGAGTCCtcccctcaccctgctggcacgcttggtgctcagcagcaccaggcactgCTCACGCTCACCCTGCTTGTGCTTCTCCTACAGCAACAGGCATTGAGTGCTGGCTCTGCATGCTTCCAATGCCCCAGCTGTAG